The following are from one region of the Oreochromis aureus strain Israel breed Guangdong linkage group 1, ZZ_aureus, whole genome shotgun sequence genome:
- the cdh15 gene encoding cadherin-15: protein MAVRMLMVCALATLVCRVWSSAEPRHSEKELHPQVLHPWRSRGKGLVRVKRDWIIPPIRVSENSKQIPETLVQIKSDKIFTGEVIYKLEGPGVDQEPKNLFEIDDKTGVIRSKRPLDREKYSSFSLKAFALSPSGERLENPTTIEIVVLDQNDNRPVFTHIKFVGTVSEFSVPGTSVMTVTATDADDPVTENAVLSYSIIGQESIPPNAITKIMFGINNETGAIYTRDVGLDREVVKEFKLKLQVADMGGMGLTSEGVAIIHVSDINNHAPQFSPDSYNMTAVENRNDYELGRVNVTDRDDTGTGNWEARYSIVNDHGGNFAVRTDPITNQGVLTVVKPLDYEAQSKYHLVLKVENLNPPSSKASRLTSSNATVTVTVVNENEAPRFREDPIQIEVPESVQPGTLLKSNIAFDPDNSDLRYEISRDPESWLDINRDTGDITAKRKFNMRSPHVKNSIYTAAVKVTDAGGVSAVATVAIALKETNDFPPQVFPLTGFVCRGSSRSRNGLLLTAVDEDLPPQAAPFLFQIPDDLSANWTITQINDTHAMLQPLVDLEVRDYAVTVLVSDSGSPALSAEAQVNVTVCLCDSFRDCKSEAGAILGSSVGINFIALIIIVASAALLLLLLLLAVALTACGRRHHIKKGTGLLIGESEDDIRDNVFNYDEQGGGEEDENAFNIDLLWNPHDAPATQGSFYPGSGIPPRGKQPLRKDAPHNLPSPTYPRRPPADPTDIEDYINDGLEAADHDPNVPPYDTALIYDYEGDGSLAGSLSSIASGSSDGDQDYDYLNDWGPRFKKLANLYDPR, encoded by the exons ATGGCGGTCCGGATGTTGATGGTGTGTGCGCTCGCTACGTTGGTTTGTCGG GTGTGGAGCTCTGCAGAACCTCGCCATAGTGAAAAAGAGTTGCATCCTCAGGTCCTCCACCCATGGAGAAGTCGAGGCAAAGGGCTGGTCAGAGTAAAGAGGGACTGGATCATCCCTCCAATCAGAGTGTCAGAGAATAGCAAGCAGATTCCTGAAACCCTTGTCCAG ATCAAATCTGACAAAATCTTCACCGGTGAGGTAATCTACAAGTTAGAGGGACCGGGGGTTGACCAGGAGCCCAAGAACCTGTTTGAGATTGATGATAAGACAGGGGTGATCAGGAGCAAGCGGCCACTGGACAGAGAGAAGTACAGCAGCTTCTCG cttAAAGCCTTCGCGCTGTCCCCCAGTGGAGAGCGACTGGAGAATCCGACCACCATAGAGATAGTAGTGCTGGATCAGAATGACAACAGACCTGTCTTCACTCACATCAAGTTTGTGGGCACTGTCTCTGAGTTCTCAGTCCCAG GCACATCAGTAATGACAGTGACAGCCACAGATGCAGACGACCCAGTGACAGAAAACGCTGTTCTGAGCTACTCCATCATTGGCCAGGAGAGCATTCCTCCCAACGCTATTACCAAGATCATGTTTGGCATCAACAACGAGACAGGTGCCATCTACACAAGAGATGTAGGCCTGGACAGAGAG GTGGTGAAAGAATTCAAGTTAAAACTACAGGTGGCTGATATGGGGGGCATGGGACTAACAAGTGAAGGTGTGGCAATCATACATGTTTCTGACATCAACAACCACGCACCGCAGTTCAGCCCTGACTCA TACAACATGACAGCGGTGGAGAACAGGAACGACTATGAGCTTGGACGGGTGAATGTGACAGACAGAGACGATACTGGAACGGGAAACTGGGAGGCCAGATACTCCATTGTCAATGACCATGGGGGAAACTTTGCTGTCCGTACTGATCCCATCACCAACCAGGGGGTCCTCACAGTGGTGAAG CCCCTGGATTATGAAGCGCAGAGCAAATACCACCTGGTTTTGAAAGTGGAAAATCTTAATCCTCCGAGCAGCAAGGCTTCCAGGCTGACTTCGAGCAATGCCACAGTTACGGTCACCGTTGTGAATGAGAATGAAGCCCCACGTTTCAGAGAGGACCCCATACAGATTGAGGTCCCCGAGTCTGTGCAACCTGGCACATTACTGAAAAGCAATATTGCCTTTGACCCTGATAATTCTGATCTGAG GTATGAGATTAGCAGAGATCCTGAGAGTTGGCTGGACATCAACAGAGATACAGGAGACATTACAGCAAAGAGGAAGTTTAACATGAGATCTCCACATGTGAAAAACAGTATCTACACTGCTGCTGTGAAGGTTACAG ATGCTGGTGGTGTTTCAGCCGTTGCTACAGTGGCCATCGCACTCAAAGAGACCAATGACTTCCCCCCTCAGGTTTTCCCCCTGACTGGCTTTGTatgcagaggcagcagcaggtcACGTAATGGTTTGCTTCTGACTGCTGTAGATGAAGACCTTCCTCCGCAGGCTGCACCCTTCCTCTTTCAAATACCTGATGATCTGTCAGCCAACTGGACCATCACTCAAATAAATG atactCATGCCATGCTTCAGCCACTTGTAGACCTGGAGGTCAGAGACTATGCCGTCACGGTGCTGGTATCGGACTCCGGCAGCCCAGCTCTGAGTGCTGAGGCTCAGGTCAATGTCACTGTTTGTCTCTGTGACTCCTTCAGAGACTGCAAGTCTGAGGCTGGGGCAATCTTAGGCTCCAGTGTGGGAATCAACTTCATCGCACTCATTATCATTGTGGCGAGCGCTGCACTCCTGCTGT TGCTTCTCCTCCTGGCTGTGGCTCTGACCGCCTGTGGAAGACGCCACCACATCAAGAAAGGAACGGGACTGCTCATCGGGGAATCTGAAGACGACATACGTGACAATGTCTTCAACTACGATGAGCAAGGTGGAGGCGAGGAGGATGAG AACGCCTTTAATATTGACCTGCTGTGGAATCCCCATGATGCACCCGCCACCCAGGGGTCCTTTTACCCAGGGTCTGGAATTCCTCCTCGAGGGAAGCAGCCCCTTAGAAAGGACGCCCCACATAACCTGCCGTCGCCCACCTACCCACGGAGGCCTCCTGCAGATCCTACTGACATCGAGGACTACATTAATGAT